In Candidatus Binatia bacterium, the genomic stretch TTTTCGCCGGGGATCAAGAGATAGGCGTAGGCGCGCCGGTGCGAGCGCCCGACGCGCCCGCGGAGCTGGTAGAGCTGAGCGAGACCGAATTTATCCGCCCGGTTGATGACGATGGTGTTGGCGTTGGTAAAGTCGAGGCCCGACTCGATGATCGCGGAGCAGACCAAAACCTGAGCGCGGTTTTCCATGAAATCGAGCATCACGTTCTCCAGCTCGCGCGGGTGCATCTGCCCGTGCGCCAGCGCGACCTTCGCCTCGGGAACCAGTTCGGCGATCTTCTGCGCCATCCGGTCGATGGTCTCGACGCGGTTGTGCAGGAAAAAAACCTGGCCGCCGCGCTCGATCTCGCGCAGCACCGCGTCGCGGATGACGCCTTCGTCGTAGCGGCAGACGTGCGTCTGAATCGCCAGACGGTCGAGCGGCGGCGTCTCGATGACGCTCAAGTCGCGAATGCCGACGAGCGACATATGCAGCGTGCGCGGAATCGGCGTAGCCGTGAGGCTCATCACGTCCACCGTGTGGCGGAGCTTTTTGAGCCGCTCTTTTTGCGCGACGCCGAAGCGGTGCTCCTCGTCGATGACGACGAGACCCAGTTCTCTGAAGACGATGTCCTTTTGCAGCAGCCGGTGTGTGCCGATCACGATATCGACGAGCCCTTTGGATAGATCTTGCAGCACCTGCTTGGTCCCCGTGAACGTCTGAAAGCGGCTCAAGGTCTCGATCCGGATCGGGTAGTTGCGAAAGCGCCGCCGGAAAGTCTGCAGGTGCTGCTGGACGAGAATGGTCGTCGGAGCCAGCACCGCGACTTGTTTCCCGCTCATGACCGCGACGAAGGCCGCGCGCAGCGCGACTTCGGTCTTGCCGTATCCGACGTCGCCGCAGATCAGGCGATCCATCGGCGTTTTTTCGCCCATGTCTTTGAGCGTGTCGCGGATCGCCTTCTCTTGGTCCGGCGTCTCCTCGAACTCGAACGACGCCTCGAACTCGCTGTAGAGGTGGTCCGGCGGCGAAAACGCGTGGCCTTCGTTGACTTCGCGCGCGGCATAGAGCTCGACCAATTCGTGCGCCATCTCGAGGACCGATTTCCGCGTCTTGGCTTTGACCTTTTCCCAGGAAGTTCCGCCCAGCCGGTCCAGCGCCGGCTTGTTTTCTTCGCCGCCGATATATTTCTGGACGAGGTTGATGCGGTCCACCGGCAGATAGAGGCGGTCGCCGCCTTCGTATTCCAAATGGAGAAACTCGCCTTCGGTATCCGCGACTTTGAGAAATTTAAGCCCGCGGTAAATGCCGATGCCGTGATCCAGATGAACGATCGTGTCGTCCAGCTTGAGCTCGCTCAAGCTCGTGATGAAATGGCCGGGAGTGCTTCTCCTGCTTCCCGCTGTCGGTCTTTTTTTGCTGCCGAAGATTTCGTCGGCGGTGATAACGACCAGGCGCTCTTCGGGAAGGCGAAAACCCTGAGTTAAATTTCCCACCAATAATACGCGGGTCCTTTCTTCATTGCCGGACTTCATCAACGACCCCCCACCCTGCTTCAAAGAAAAATGCAGGTCATAGTGGGCCAGGAGATCTTTGAGCCGCGTCGCCTCGCTGCGCGTGGGCGCGACGATGAAAATCCGCTCGCCTTCCCATTCCTTGATGCGCGCCAGTAGGGGAGCGAGCGACGGTTCTTTATTCTGAAGCGAAGCCATCTCGGCGTGGAGATCGGTATTGACGTAGGCGTTGAGGACCATCGCGGCAGTGTATTCGGCTTGGCTTGGAGTGACGTCAAGCGACTGGCTCGCCAGTCGAGCCAACGGATCGAGGGCTCGTTCCCATTCCTTCGCGGTCAGATAAAGCCTTTCGCCCGGCGGCGCGAACCGTCCCTGCTCCTTGGCGCGCGCCGCCATCTGCTCGACCAGATGCTCGAAGCGCGCGGCCTCGGCGGAAACATGAGGAGGTTCGTCGATCCACAGCATCGTCTCGGTCGGCAAATACGAAAAGACGGTCGACAGCTCCGGGTAAAAATAGGGAACGAAGAATTCCATGCCGCCGAAGGGAACGCCTTCCCGTAGCGATTCGAGCAGCGAGTTTTTGTCTTTCCTATCCATCTCCAGGTCGGCGGCCCGCTTGTCGATCTCTCTGGCGATCGCCTCGATATCGTTCCGCCGGGTAGAAAACTCTTTCATCGGCAGGATGAGAAGCTCCTGAAGCTCTTTTTTCGAGCGCTGTGTGACGGGATCGAACTCGCGGATCGATTCCAGGCGGTCGCCGCCGAACTCCAGGCGCAGCGGGAGCGAATAGTCGGGCGGAAAAATATCCACGATGCCGCCGCGCACGCTGAAATCGCCGCGCTCTTCCACCAACGGAACGTTCTGGTATCCCCAACCCGCCAGGTGTTCGAGCAACCCCTCGCGCGCGCTATCCTCTCCAAGAACGAGATAGCGATAGGAGCGCTTCAGCGCCTCTTTGGGAATGACCTTCTGCATCAGAGCGGCCGGAGTCGAGACGAGAATCGGCGCCTGTCCTTCGAGCAGACGGTAAAGCCCTTCGAGCCGGGCGGCGATGCTGTCGGGGTGGGGCGAGAGATTCTCGAACGGCAGGATTTCCCAGGAAGGAAATAGATGAAGCCGTTTCTCTAGCGGCGCCGCCGCCGGCTCCTCGCCGAGAAAAAAGCCGAGGTCGAGAAAGAGCTGCTCGGCCTCGCGCGCCGTCGGCGCGATGACGACGATCGGCTCGCGCCGTCTTTCGGCGATGCGCGCTAGAAGGTAGGCCCGCGCGCCGCCTTGCAAGCCGCGAAGCCTCTTTTCTCCGGTCCAGCGACCGCCGATCAGCGGCTCGATATTTTCGCTCAGAGACATGGCTAAAAAAGTCCGAAGAATTGCATGGAAATTTTCGGGACGCTCGCAGCGGCCTGGCCGCTTTTATCGGTCTCGTTGGCCCAGGCCTCCATCGCCTGCATCAGGCCGGCCACTTTGATTCCGAGATAAACCGGCCGGTAGTTTTCCAGGCGAATCAGCGCCTGGCGCACCATGCGCGCCGGCCCTTTCGCCTCGTCGAAATCGCGCGCCAGGCGCAGCGCGGCGGCCAACTGGACGAGAGCTTCGAGGAACGGCTTGTGCGTCTGTTCCGCGCGCTGATAATATTCCTCCAACGCCTTGTGCGACTCGAAATAACGCCTTGCGTTGAACAGACGAATACCCTCTCGCAGCCGAGCATCCACGACGAAAACTCCGTTTAATCCAACTTAACAACTTCGACAGGGAGGCTCAAACGAAAAACTGGATTCTCTAGCGCCGTTGCAGTATCTTCTGACCATGGATGGATCGGTCGAAGCCTCCTATACCGTCCGCGGCTACTGCGCTTTATGCACGGCGCATTGCGCGACGATCACTACCGTCGAAAACGGCCGCGTCGTCAGGCTCGATCCGGATCATGACCACCCACATGGCGGCGTCATGTGCATCAAAGGCAAGGCCGCGCCCGAGCTTCTCTACCACCACGACCGGCTGGATTATCCGCTCAGGCGCACGCGGCCCAAAGGCGATCCGGACCCCGGCTGGCAGAGAGTCGGCTGGAATGAAGCGCTCGATGACATCGCCAAGAGACTACTAAAAATCCGCGAGCAACACGGCGCCCGGGCCGTCGCGTTGGTCAAAGGAACCAAGAGCGGCACGTCGCTCGATGACGCCGAGCGCTGGCTAGGCCGGCTGCTCTACAGCTTCGGCAGCCCCAACTGGGTCTCGACCACGCACGTCTGCAACTGGCACAGGGACACGGGTTTCAGCTATACCTTCGGCACCAATCTGCCGACACCCTATTTGGAGAAGAGCGGCGCGTTTCTCCTCTGGGGACATAATCCCAGCTCGACGTCTCTGATTCTGGCACACGACATCGTCGCGGCGAGAGCGCGAGGGATGAAAATAGTCGCTGTCGATCCGCGCCGCGTCGGCATCGCCGGCCAGGCGGATATTCTGCTTCAGGTTCGCCCAGGAAGCGACGGCGCGCTCGCGCTGGCGCTGATTCACGCGGTTCTGGAAGAGGGTTGGTACGACGCGGATTTTGTCCGGAAGTGGACCAACGGGACTTTTTTGCTGCGCCGCGACAGCGGCGAGATTTTAACCGAAGCGGACATCTCGGCGTCGGGCGCGCGCGGCCGCTACGTCATGTGGGATGAAATTTCGGACGGACCGGTGCTGTACGATCCCGCCTCCGGGATATCGGAGAAAGATCGTCTCCGGCCGCTGCTCTTCGCCGAGAAGTCCGTGCGCGGTGAGAACGGCGCGGAGATTCCCTGCGAGACAGTTCTCCAGGCTCTTGCCCGCACCGCCGCGCGCTACACCCCGGAGCGCGCCGCGCCGATCACCAGAGTTCCGGCGGAGAAAGTCTGGCAAGCGGCGCTGCTGCTGGCGCACAACCGGCCGCTGAGCATGTACATGTGGAACGGCGTCGGACAACACACCAACGCGACCCAGACGAGCCGAGCGATCGCCGTGCTCTACGCTCTTCTCGGCGACATCGACCAGCCGGGCGGCAACGTGGTCTTCCCCAAGCCGAAGCTGAACGTGGTCGACGGGAAAGAATTCCTGCCCAAAGATGCCGCGGCTGAGAGGATCGGTCTGGCGCAAAAACCGCTCGGCCCGCCGGCCAAGCCGGGCAACTGCGCCGCGTACGATATCTTTACGGCGATTCTCGACGAGAAACCCTATGCCGTCAAAGCGCTGCTCAACTTCGGCTCGAACACGGTGATGTCCACCGGCGACTCGCGCCGGGCGCGGGCGGCCTTATGCGCCCTGGAGTTTTCCGTCGCGACGGACCTGTTCATGACGCCGACGGCGGCGCTTTGCGATTACGCCCTGCCGGCGGCTTCTTTTCTCGAGACAAGCAATCTCTCGAACGGCTTCGAGCACCGGCGGCAGGGAAAACTACACCTGCAATACCGGCCCGCCGTCGTTCCGCCGCTGGGCGAGCGCCGCTCGGATACCTGGATCGTCTTCGAGCTGGCCAAGCGCCTCGGCCTCGCCGGGCGCTTCT encodes the following:
- the mfd gene encoding transcription-repair coupling factor encodes the protein MSLSENIEPLIGGRWTGEKRLRGLQGGARAYLLARIAERRREPIVVIAPTAREAEQLFLDLGFFLGEEPAAAPLEKRLHLFPSWEILPFENLSPHPDSIAARLEGLYRLLEGQAPILVSTPAALMQKVIPKEALKRSYRYLVLGEDSAREGLLEHLAGWGYQNVPLVEERGDFSVRGGIVDIFPPDYSLPLRLEFGGDRLESIREFDPVTQRSKKELQELLILPMKEFSTRRNDIEAIAREIDKRAADLEMDRKDKNSLLESLREGVPFGGMEFFVPYFYPELSTVFSYLPTETMLWIDEPPHVSAEAARFEHLVEQMAARAKEQGRFAPPGERLYLTAKEWERALDPLARLASQSLDVTPSQAEYTAAMVLNAYVNTDLHAEMASLQNKEPSLAPLLARIKEWEGERIFIVAPTRSEATRLKDLLAHYDLHFSLKQGGGSLMKSGNEERTRVLLVGNLTQGFRLPEERLVVITADEIFGSKKRPTAGSRRSTPGHFITSLSELKLDDTIVHLDHGIGIYRGLKFLKVADTEGEFLHLEYEGGDRLYLPVDRINLVQKYIGGEENKPALDRLGGTSWEKVKAKTRKSVLEMAHELVELYAAREVNEGHAFSPPDHLYSEFEASFEFEETPDQEKAIRDTLKDMGEKTPMDRLICGDVGYGKTEVALRAAFVAVMSGKQVAVLAPTTILVQQHLQTFRRRFRNYPIRIETLSRFQTFTGTKQVLQDLSKGLVDIVIGTHRLLQKDIVFRELGLVVIDEEHRFGVAQKERLKKLRHTVDVMSLTATPIPRTLHMSLVGIRDLSVIETPPLDRLAIQTHVCRYDEGVIRDAVLREIERGGQVFFLHNRVETIDRMAQKIAELVPEAKVALAHGQMHPRELENVMLDFMENRAQVLVCSAIIESGLDFTNANTIVINRADKFGLAQLYQLRGRVGRSHRRAYAYLLIPGEKVITREAERRLKALQQLDDLGGGFKLALEDLEIRGAGNLLGREQSGQIAAVGFELYTEMVEKAVSELKGRPVKPEVEPEIRLGIPAYFPDDYVPDANQRLLFYKRLASLRDLPELEGIKEEMRDRYGPFPDVAENLFRVMDLRRTLKDYLVEQISYKDGRVALLFHRESPVKVERLVELVGKNGGIRL
- a CDS encoding molybdopterin-dependent oxidoreductase; its protein translation is MQYLLTMDGSVEASYTVRGYCALCTAHCATITTVENGRVVRLDPDHDHPHGGVMCIKGKAAPELLYHHDRLDYPLRRTRPKGDPDPGWQRVGWNEALDDIAKRLLKIREQHGARAVALVKGTKSGTSLDDAERWLGRLLYSFGSPNWVSTTHVCNWHRDTGFSYTFGTNLPTPYLEKSGAFLLWGHNPSSTSLILAHDIVAARARGMKIVAVDPRRVGIAGQADILLQVRPGSDGALALALIHAVLEEGWYDADFVRKWTNGTFLLRRDSGEILTEADISASGARGRYVMWDEISDGPVLYDPASGISEKDRLRPLLFAEKSVRGENGAEIPCETVLQALARTAARYTPERAAPITRVPAEKVWQAALLLAHNRPLSMYMWNGVGQHTNATQTSRAIAVLYALLGDIDQPGGNVVFPKPKLNVVDGKEFLPKDAAAERIGLAQKPLGPPAKPGNCAAYDIFTAILDEKPYAVKALLNFGSNTVMSTGDSRRARAALCALEFSVATDLFMTPTAALCDYALPAASFLETSNLSNGFEHRRQGKLHLQYRPAVVPPLGERRSDTWIVFELAKRLGLAGRFWNGDIEAGYVHELSPTGISLDQLKNSPGGVTVPIAPRYQKHAELSENGKFRGFATPSGKVELYSHRFAEYGYPPLPDYQEPAMSPASRPDIAGDFPLVLTNAKFTTFIHSQLRALPALRKSSPEPTAELHPETAATYGVKNKDWMIVESPRGAIRVRAHVTDRIIPGVVCCQHGWWQECRSLDRPGYDPYADNGANPSVLVGTELADPVSGSLPHRSYLCRVRPAG
- a CDS encoding DUF309 domain-containing protein, with product MDARLREGIRLFNARRYFESHKALEEYYQRAEQTHKPFLEALVQLAAALRLARDFDEAKGPARMVRQALIRLENYRPVYLGIKVAGLMQAMEAWANETDKSGQAAASVPKISMQFFGLF